In one window of Mercurialis annua linkage group LG4, ddMerAnnu1.2, whole genome shotgun sequence DNA:
- the LOC126677942 gene encoding thylakoid lumenal protein TL20.3, chloroplastic isoform X1: MASISPLSIKFISKSNLSTKSPYHLPSQSKPFHIACHLGTQRQDPFLDCSTTRSKNNWSKLVSTALAAAAVVNFGFGSPAVADLNKFEAEMRGEFGIGSAAQFGSADLRKAVHMNENFRRANFTSADMRESDFSGSTFNGAYMEKAVAYKANFTGADLSDTLMDRMVLNEANLTNAVLVRSVLTRSDLGGATIEGADFSDAVIDLLQKQALCKYANGTNPITGVSTRKSLGCGNSRRNAYGSPSSPLLSAPPQQLLDRDGFCNEATGLCDAK; this comes from the exons ATGGCATCAATCTCCCCATTATCCATTAAATTTATCAGCAAATCTAATTTATCCACAAAATCTCCATACCATCTGCCCTCTCAATCCAAGCCATTTCACATAGCTTGTCACTTAGGCACACAAAGACAGGACCCATTTCTTG ATTGTTCTACAACTAGGTCCAAGAACAACTGGAGTAAACTAGTTTCAACTGCATTGGCGGCGGCCGCTGTTGTTAATTTTGGCTTCGGTTCGCCTGCAGTTGCTGATCTCAATAAGTTTGAAGCGGAGATGCGTGGCGAGTTCGGTATTGGATCAGCTGCTCAGTTCGGTTCGGCAGATCTCAG GAAAGCAGTGCATATGAATGAAAATTTCAG AAGAGCCAATTTCACATCAGCTGATATGAGAGAGTCTGATTTTAGTGGTTCAACATTCAATGGTGCGTACATGGAGAAAGCGGTTGCATACAAGGCGAATTTTACAG GTGCAGATTTGAGCGACACCTTGATGGATCGAATG GTCCTGAATGAAGCTAATCTGACGAATGCAGTGCTCGTTCGATCAGTTCTAACTCGCAGTGATCTCGGAGGCGCCACAATCGAAGGTGCCGATTTCAGCGATGCAGTCATAGATCTCTTACAAAAGCAG gCGTTATGCAAGTATGCGAacggaacaaatccaataaCAGGAGTAAGCACTAGAAAAAGCTTAGGCTGCGGAAACAGCAGGCGAAATGCGTACGGTAGTCCATCGTCTCCTCTTCTAAGTGCTCCTCCTCAACAACTACTTGATCGCGACGGTTTCTGCAATGAAGCCACCGGTCTTTGCGATGCAAAGTGA
- the LOC126677942 gene encoding thylakoid lumenal protein TL20.3, chloroplastic isoform X2: protein MRGEFGIGSAAQFGSADLRKAVHMNENFRRANFTSADMRESDFSGSTFNGAYMEKAVAYKANFTGADLSDTLMDRMVLNEANLTNAVLVRSVLTRSDLGGATIEGADFSDAVIDLLQKQALCKYANGTNPITGVSTRKSLGCGNSRRNAYGSPSSPLLSAPPQQLLDRDGFCNEATGLCDAK from the exons ATGCGTGGCGAGTTCGGTATTGGATCAGCTGCTCAGTTCGGTTCGGCAGATCTCAG GAAAGCAGTGCATATGAATGAAAATTTCAG AAGAGCCAATTTCACATCAGCTGATATGAGAGAGTCTGATTTTAGTGGTTCAACATTCAATGGTGCGTACATGGAGAAAGCGGTTGCATACAAGGCGAATTTTACAG GTGCAGATTTGAGCGACACCTTGATGGATCGAATG GTCCTGAATGAAGCTAATCTGACGAATGCAGTGCTCGTTCGATCAGTTCTAACTCGCAGTGATCTCGGAGGCGCCACAATCGAAGGTGCCGATTTCAGCGATGCAGTCATAGATCTCTTACAAAAGCAG gCGTTATGCAAGTATGCGAacggaacaaatccaataaCAGGAGTAAGCACTAGAAAAAGCTTAGGCTGCGGAAACAGCAGGCGAAATGCGTACGGTAGTCCATCGTCTCCTCTTCTAAGTGCTCCTCCTCAACAACTACTTGATCGCGACGGTTTCTGCAATGAAGCCACCGGTCTTTGCGATGCAAAGTGA
- the LOC130015396 gene encoding uncharacterized protein LOC130015396 has protein sequence MSSNRKVAAVREFPVGCGRDVCNSWVQSEVVKVYPSRKRISALRDFPEGCGRQTSQVSLETDAMDHIILNVEKDLLRKQGEINRNKENRKNVSSTRHMSQLDYLSSEIAKKKVHEYDKIGKIAGQNRRNTSHEIVQALMAAPNCPWSQGKRVYKSMKASNRFKSTSMKHLSTQVHQKKSILKHFI, from the coding sequence ATGAGCTCCAACAGAAAGGTAGCTGCGGTTCGTGAATTTCCGGTTGGTTGTGGCCGAGATGTGTGTAATAGCTGGGTTCAGTCTGAGGTAGTTAAAGTTTATCCATCTAGAAAAAGGATCTCAGCTCTTAGAGACTTCCCTGAGGGTTGCGGAAGGCAGACTTCGCAAGTTTCTTTAGAAACCGATGCGATGGATCACATTATACTAAATGTTGAAAAGGATTTACTCAGAAAGCAAGGAGAGATAAATAGGAATAAAGAGAACCGAAAGAATGTCTCGAGTACGAGGCATATGTCGCAGTTGGATTATTTAAGCTCGGAGATTGCAAAGAAGAAAGTTCATGAGTATGACAAGATCGGAAAAATTGCTGGGCAGAATAGAAGGAATACATCGCACGAAATTGTGCAAGCACTGATGGCTGCTCCAAATTGTCCATGGAGTCAAGGGAAAAGGGTATATAAATCAATGAAAGCAAGTAATAGATTCAAAAGCACCTCAATGAAGCATCTATCTACTCAGGTTCATCAAAAGAAGAGTATTTTGAAGCATTTCATATGA
- the LOC126678668 gene encoding uncharacterized protein LOC126678668, whose amino-acid sequence MTSPNISLLIWCDGRIVSSPCGIEYHGGRPVNMALSERMSFEELQNICRRAVSTDGEVEISKIYFRLPRIVEGAIRSYSLFSVENNEHVFGILNEVVRYPQLEILELYVEYEAVVRNKTLLDQLVLGDSSGSERGSGEEEEEEEEDFYDSNEEDVEEDLGADSQYESQLPEHVRTADLCDFDVAPEDDEKIMWDPGMEFRVGMVFPNRDAVRACATTYSVGVGREFKGRRTTNSTIVLACRQNPVCKWWLRATLLQATQTWTLTKYIGPHTCNQLLPDPNHRNFGSVAIADYIKGQVKLQRDIRIDTLRAGIWQQLGVRPPYKRTWNAKEKAIADVYGGWYESFGMVHKFMNEMMHVNPGSFWDAEGAEVYTDGILQPKVVTFIRMFWTFKPTIEGFRFCKPVLFVDGTHLYGKYKMTLLIASAIDGTQTVSLDHRQLAAPTRDSRFEGTETEDS is encoded by the exons atgacgAGTCCAAATATATCTTTGTTGATATGGTGTGATGGCCGTATTGTGAGTTCTCCGTGTGGAATAGAATACCACGGGGGTCGTCCGGTTAATATGGCGCTTAGCGAGAGAATGAGTTTCGAGgaattacaaaatatttgtaGAAGAGCAGTTTCTACCGACGGGGAagtagaaatttcaaaaatctacTTCCGGCTTCCAAGAATAGTTGAGGGTGCGATACGGTCGTACTCGTTGTTTTCTGTGGAGAATAACGAGCATGTGTTTGGAATTCTGAACGAGGTCGTGCGGTATCCGCAACTCGAGATTTTGGAATTGTACGTGGAATACGAGGCCGTGGTTCGCAACAAGACTTTACTAGATCAGTTGGTCTTAGGTGATTCAAGCGGGTCTGAGAGGGGTAGTggtgaagaggaagaagaggaagaagaggattTCTACGACAGCAACGAAGAGGATGTCGAGGAAGACTTAGGAGCAGATTCACAATATGAGTCGCAACTTCCTGAGCATGTAAGAACGGCGGATCTTTGCGACTTTGACGTCGCCCCAGAGGATGATGAAAAGATTATGTGGGATCCTGGGATGGAATTCCGAGTAGGGATGGTATTCCCAAATCGCGATGCCGTCCGAGCTTGTGCGACTACTTATTCGGTCGGGGTGGGAAGAGAGTTCAAGGGTCGCCGGACTACCAACTCGACAATAGTGTTGGCTTGCAGGCAGAACCCTGTATGTAAATGGTGGCTGCGCGCTACACTTCTGCAAGCAACTCAGACGTGGACGTTGACAAAATATATTGGCCCGCACACGTGCAATCAGCTGTTACCTGATCCAAACCATCGGAATTTTGGGTCTGTTGCAATCGCAGACTATATCAAGGGTCAAGTAAAGCTGCAACGTGATATACGGATCGATACCCTCAGAGCTGGAATTTGGCAACAACTTGGAGTTAGGCCTCCGTATAAACGAACCTGGAATGCAAAGGAAAAGGCAATAGCTGATGTTTACGGTGGCTGGTATGAATCATTTGGTATGGTTCACAAGTTCATGAACGAGATGATGCATGTCAACCCTGGATCTTTCTGGGATGCAGAAG GCGCTGAGGTGTACACCGACGGGATCCTTCAGCCGAAAGTCGTAACGTTCATCCGAATGTTCTGGACTTTCAAACCGACAATTGAAGGGTTTCGTTTTTGCAAGCCAGTTTTGTTCGTCGACGGTACTCATTTGTATGGCAAATACAAAATGACCTTGTTGATCGCGTCGGCAATCGATGGTACCCAGACAGTTTCACTCGATCACAGACAGCTCGCGGCACCGACGAGAGACTCACGGTTTGAGGGTACAGAGACCGAGGACTCGTAG
- the LOC126676438 gene encoding NAC domain-containing protein 7-like: MNTFSHVPPGFRFHPTDEELVDYYLRKKIASKRIDLDVIKDVDLYKIEPWDLQELCKIGTDDQNEWYFFSHKDKKYPTGTRTNRATKAGFWKATGRDKAIYSRHSLIGMRKTLVFYKGRAPNGQKSDWIMHEYRLETNENGTPQEEGWVVCRVFKKRLPTVRKVGEYDSPCWYDEHVSFMPDLESPRRITPPYTTYLHHYPCKQEFELQHNYNMPHDPFLQLPQLESPKVPYGSTLQSSTVTHEEQTNHQNLNSNSVLYHNNHNGEQAVDQVTDWRVLDKFVASQLSHEEASKEGNYSSNAATGTFNVAEEMNLLANEAKRSELVQEYASTSTSSCQIDLWK; encoded by the exons ATGAATACCTTTTCGCATGTTCCACCGGGATTTAGATTCCATCCAACAGATGAAGAACTTGTTGATTACTATCTCAGGAAAAAAATAGCATCAAAAAGGATTGATCTTGATGTCATCAAAGATGTTGATCTTTATAAAATTGAGCCATGGGATCTTCAAG AATTGTGCAAAATAGGAACAGATGATCAGAATGAATGGTATTTCTTCAGCCATAAAGATAAGAAGTATCCAACTGGAACTCGCACTAATAGAGCCACAAAAGCTGGGTTCTGGAAGGCAACAGGAAGAGACAAGGCTATCTATTCTAGGCATAGCTTGATTGGCATGAGAAAAACCCTAGTTTTTTACAAAGGCCGAGCCCCAAATGGACAAAAATCTGACTGGATCATGCATGAATATCGGCTAGAAACAAACGAAAATGGAACCCCTCAA GAAGAAGGATGGGTAGTATGCAGGGTGTTCAAGAAACGACTTCCGACAGTGAGGAAAGTCGGCGAGTATGACTCTCCATGTTGGTACGATGAACATGTCTCATTCATGCCGGATCTCGAATCTCCGAGGCGGATTACTCCTCCTTACACAACCTACCTCCACCACTATCCATGCAAACAAGAGTTCGAATTGCAACATAATTATAATATGCCTCATGACCCTTTTCTCCAGCTTCCTCAACTAGAAAGCCCTAAAGTTCCATATGGAAGCACTTTACAATCCTCAACTGTTACGCATGAAGAACAAACCAATCACCAAAATTTGAATTCAAATTcagtactttatcataataatCACAATGGTGAGCAAGCGGTTGATCAAGTTACGGATTGGCGAGTTCTTGATAAATTTGTTGCATCTCAGCTAAGCCATGAGGAGGCTTCAAAGGAAGGCAATTACTCTTCAAATGCTGCTACGGGAACGTTTAATGTGGCTGAAGAGATGAACTTGCTTGCTAATGAAGCTAAGAGGTCAGAACTTGTGCAGGAATATGCGTCGACTTCAACATCTAGCTGCCAAATTGATCTATGGAAGTGA